A region from the Silene latifolia isolate original U9 population chromosome 7, ASM4854445v1, whole genome shotgun sequence genome encodes:
- the LOC141590850 gene encoding uncharacterized protein LOC141590850: MGQGQELIKTRNDPQVEIQERGEIFFFYRPKVNREEVHSADDVQRLYIVLRPESGEKAVEQKQSPDSGKEGAKSGLSSPGSSHSHDNDEDKRLKEHPEGGHGIKEVNIEKEPLLRLIIMGKKALPDPTKKSRPFFGFVEMVTTKINDIRDALQEEEYDTKTRGHRKNPKARAVGEGVYRILRHKYSENRMHTHLVYKLELPPKDAKNEPQGELNIEREGSFIIQIKNPEQGGSRSDFRGVQSKRKAVFPAHLQGRFGNKRFGPDDPTDFLNYEGGEFLLISASDDIEEELGLELKPETEEPNPGCSDLVKMFGPDCVPTAPLFEGTWT; the protein is encoded by the exons ATGGGACAGGGTCAAGAACTTATAAAGACTAGAAATGACCCTCAAGTCGAAATTCAG GAAAGAGGGGAGATATTTTTCTTTTACCGGCCGAAAGTAAACAGAGAAGAAGTTCATAGTGCAGATGACGTGCAACGGCTATACATCGTTCTTCGTCCAGAATCAGGTGAAAAAGCAGTGGAGCAGAAGCAGTCCCCTGATTCTGGCAAGGAAGGAGCTAAGTCTGGACTTTCTAGTCCTGGCTCGAGCCATAGTCATGATAACGACGAAGATAAGCGCCTTAAAGAGCACCCCGAAGGAGGACATGGAATAAAG GAAGTGAATATAGAAAAGGAACCTTTGCTGAGATTAATCATCATGGGAAAGAAGGCTCTACCGGATCCTACTAAAAAGAGTCGGCCTTTTTTCGGTTTCGTAGAGATGGTTACTACAAAGATCAACGACATCAGAGATGCTCTTCAAGAAG AAGAATATGATACAAAGACGAGGGGACATCGAAAAAACCCTAAGGCGCGAGCAGTGGGGGAAGGCGTGTACCGCATCCTAAGGCACAAGTACTCTGAAAACAGAATGCACACTCATTTAGTGTACAAGCTAGAACTGCCTCCTAAAGACGCGAAGAACGAGCCTCAGGGCGAGCTTAACATTGAGCGAGAGGGTTCCTTCATAATACAAATAAAGAATCCTGAGCAAGGCGGGTCCCGGTCTGATTTCAGAGGAGTGCAGAGTAAGCGGAAAGCCGTCTTTCCAGCCCACCTTCAGGGTCGATTTGGAAATAAACGGTTTGGGCCGGATGATCCAACCGATTTTCTGAATTATGAAGGGGGTGAATTTCTGCTTATATCGGCTTCCGATGATATAGAGGAGGAATTGGGCTTGGAGCTTAAGCCAGAAACCGAAGAACCTAACCCTGGGTGCTCGGATTTGGTCAAGATGTTTGGGCCGGATTGTGTTCCGACTGCACCCCTCTTTGAAGGCACTTGGACTTGA
- the LOC141589649 gene encoding stemmadenine O-acetyltransferase-like, which produces MAKFNAEIKSKDVIKPFSETANHLKTLQFTFIDQLAPPVLMPLIFYYKTPIISHYNNSETTTLLLKNSLSKTLVQFYPLAGRVVGNSSIDCNDEGVEFYEADVLASLAEVIANPDPEELIRLLPYAPKAPISNNISVASAVQLNHFSCGSMAISVCISHKIADATTFVAFLNAWACNTRDDGYKSDNDQKLVSFDSASFLPSIDLNEIYDHESPICKEKIVSRRLVFSKDKLDELKGLESRPVSRVTVVSAFLWNKFIKFAKVKPTPPKIMSSATQAVNLRTIKSSPIPENCYGNLFWTKFVHTPIESDYTEAVRKLRESSKHINTSLLQEIETGECLLSLQETYKNFTEGELGKDIFVGLRA; this is translated from the coding sequence ATGGCAAAATTCAACGCCGAGATAAAATCAAAAGACGTTATCAAGCCATTTTCCGAAACCGCAAATCACCTTAAGACCCTCCAATTCACCTTTATAGACCAACTTGCACCTCCTGTTCTCATGCCTTTGATATTCTACTACAAAACTCCGATTATTAGCCACTATAATAACTCCGAAACTACCACCTTATTACTTAAGAACTCGCTCTCCAAGACGTTGGTTCAGTTCTATCCACTAGCCGGAAGGGTTGTAGGCAATTCATCAATCGACTGCAACGATGAAGGGGTTGAGTTTTACGAAGCTGATGTTTTAGCTAGCCTAGCGGAAGTTATAGCGAATCCAGATCCGGAGGAATTAATAAGGCTATTACCTTACGCACCTAAAGCACCTATTAGCAATAATATTAGCGTAGCAAGTGCGGTCCAACTGAACCATTTTTCATGTGGCAGTATGGCTATTAGTGTGTGCATTTCGCATAAGATTGCTGATGCAACAACATTTGTTGCGTTTTTAAACGCTTGGGCTTGTAATACTCGAGATGATGGCTATAAGTCTGATAATGATCAGAAATTGGTTTCGTTTGATTCGGCATCATTTTTACCTTCTATAGATCTGAATGAGATCTACGACCATGAAAGTCCAATTTGTAAAGAAAAGATTGTATCGAGGAGACTAGTTTTCAGCAAGGACAAGTTAGACGAGCTGAAAGGACTAGAGAGTCGTCCCGTGTCAAGAGTAACGGTGGTTTCCGCCTTCTTATGGAACAAGTTCATTAAGTTCGCGAAGGTTAAGCCAACACCCCCCAAGATAATGTCCAGTGCTACACAAGCTGTTAACTTGAGGACGATAAAGAGCTCACCTATCCCAGAGAATTGCTATGGCAACCTCTTCTGGACCAAATTCGTGCACACGCCAATCGAGTCAGATTACACTGAGGCAGTACGGAAGCTCAGGGAGTCATCCAAACATATCAATACAAGTCTTTTACAAGAGATCGAAACAGGAGAGTGTCTTCTGTCATTACAAGAGACTTATAAGAATTTTACGGAAGGGGAACTGGGGAAGGACATTTTTGTGGGTTTACGAGCGTGA
- the LOC141589650 gene encoding stemmadenine O-acetyltransferase-like: MAKFKVEIKSKDMIKPLSETPNHLKTLQLTFIDQLAPPVLLSSICYYKTPLGKYNNPQTTTTLLKNSLSKTLVQFYPLAGRVVGNSSIDCNDEGVEFYEADVLASLVEVIANPDPEELIRLSPYAPNAPVSNNISLVTAVQEFLIMLDKLFTFDSASFLPPLDLNGIYDHESPICKEKIVTRRLVFNKEKLDELKKKADDGHKASPLSRVAVVSAFLWIKLMKIARAKPKPPKMSSATQAVNLRTIRSSPFRENCYGNLFWTSFVHTPIESDFTEVVGKLKGSSKKINTSLLQEIETGECVLELQEAYNNFSEGEVYFCGFTSWTKLPLYELDFGWGAPVWVSPTTIPFQNAVVLLNTKCGQGIEAWVNVLEQDAAMLEQDHEIHSLASHGMRAKL; encoded by the exons ATGGCAAAATTCAAAGTCGAGATTAAATCAAAAGACATGATCAAGCCTTTATCTGAAACCCCGAATCACCTCAAGACTCTCCAACTAACCTTCATAGATCAGCTTGCACCTCCTGTTCTCTTGTCTTCGATATGCTATTACAAAACTCCACTTGGCAAATATAATAACCCCCAAACTACTACCACATTGCTCAAAAACTCGCTCTCCAAGACATTGGTTCAGTTCTACCCGCTAGCTGGAAGGGTTGTAGGCAATTCATCAATCGACTGCAACGATGAAGGGGTTGAGTTTTACGAAGCTGATGTTTTAGCTAGCCTGGTGGAAGTTATAGCGAATCCAGATCCGGAGGAATTAATAAGGCTATCACCCTACGCACCCAACGCACCTGTTAGCAATAACATTAGCTTAGTAACTGCGGTCCAA GAGTTTCTGATAATGTTAgacaaattgtttacatttgattcgGCATCATTTTTACCTCCCTTGGACCTGAATGGGATCTATGACCATGAAAGTCCCATTTGTAAAGAAAAGATTGTTACGAGGAGGCTAGTTTTCAACAAGGAGAAGTTAGACGAGCTGAAAAAGAAAGCTGATGACGGACATAAAGCGAGTCCTCTGTCAAGAGTGGCGGTAGTTTCTGCCTTCTTATGGATCAAGCTAATGAAGATCGCGAGGGCTAAGCCAAAACCCCCGAAAATGTCCAGTGCTACACAAGCTGTGAACTTGAGGACGATAAGGAGCTCACCTTTCCGAGAAAATTGCTATGGTAACCTTTTCTGGACTTCATTCGTGCACACTCCAATCGAATCAGATTTCACTGAGGTAGTTGGGAAGCTCAAGGGGTCATCTAAAAAGATCAATACGAGTCTTTTACAAGAGATCGAAACAGGAGAGTGTGTTCTGGAATTACAAGAGGCTTATAACAACTTTTCTGAAGGTGAAGTATACTTTTGTGGTTTTACTAGCTGGACTAAATTACCGCTGTATGAGCTTGATTTTGGCTGGGGCGCACCTGTCTGGGTATCTCCGACTACAATACCATTCCAAAACGCGGTAGTTTTGTTGAACACAAAGTGCGGTCAAGGAATTGAAGCTTGGGTGAATGTGCTTGAACAAGATGCTGCCATGCTTGAGCAAGATCACGAGATTCATTCACTCGCATCACATGGTATGCGAGCAAAACTGTAA
- the LOC141589651 gene encoding stemmadenine O-acetyltransferase-like, translating to MAKISVEIKSKDMIKPFSETPNHLKTLQLSLIDQFAPPVHPPCILFYQTKLTHNINSETTTLLKNSLSETLVQFYPLAGRIQGNLSINCNDEGVEYYEADVLQSLAEVIANPDPEELIRLLPFPPLNTNKSIVTAVQVNHFSCGGMAISISISHKIADAATSAAFINAWALTARGVSSIDQTKLVSFDTASFFPPMDLDGIFGPVEAICREKIVTRRFIFDKEKLNELKSQCDLQSPTTRMSVVSAFIWKKLIKIAKAKSTPVKIFGALQFVNLRTIKNSPIPQNYCGNLFQSTLARTSVEPEIESAEAVNKLRTAVKQIDTSYLPKIKTGECFRESAKFNEMVCRGEAESCAFSSWIRYPLYEINFGWGKPIWVSTTTLPFKNMVCLLPTKSGEGIEAWMNVLEHDFHLLEQDHEFRSLVLHNNIRAKL from the coding sequence ATGGCAAAAATCAGTGTCGAGATAAAATCAAAAGACATGATCAAGCCTTTTTCTGAAACACCAAATCACCTGAAGACCCTCCAACTCTCCTTAATAGACCAGTTTGCACCTCCTGTCCACCCGCCGTGCATATTATTTTACCAAACTAAACTTACCCACAATATTAACTCCGAAACTACCACATTGCTCAAAAACTCGCTCTCTGAGACATTGGTTCAGTTCTACCCACTAGCCGGAAGGATTCAAGGCAACTTATCAATTAATTGCAACGATGAAGGGGTCGAGTACTATGAAGCCGATGTTTTACAAAGTCTAGCAGAAGTTATAGCGAATCCAGATCCAGAGGAATTAATAAGGTTATTACCTTTTCCACCTCTAAACACTAACAAGAGCATAGTCACCGCGGTCCAGGTAAACCACTTTTCGTGTGGAGGTATGGCTATAAGTATATCCATTTCGCATAAGATTGCTGATGCAGCAACCTCTGCCGCGTTTATTAACGCTTGGGCACTTACTGCTCGAGGTGTTTCTAGTATTGATCAAACGAAATTGGTTTCATTTGATACGGCATCATTTTTTCCTCCCATGGACCTGGATGGGATCTTTGGCCCTGTGGAGGCCATTTGTAGGGAAAAGATTGTCACAAGGCGGTTTATTTTCGACAAAGAGAAGTTAAATGAGCTGAAAAGTCAATGTGATCTACAGAGTCCGACGACAAGAATGTCTGTGGTTTCTGCCTTCATTTGGAAGAAGTTGATTAAGATTGCGAAGGCTAAGTCAACGCCGGTCAAGATTTTTGGTGCATTGCAATTCGTAAACTTGAGGACAATAAAGAACTCACCTATCCCACAGAATTACTGTGGGAACCTTTTTCAGTCCACATTAGCGCGTACCTCAGTCGAACCAGAAATAGAAAGCGCCGAGGCAGTAAACAAGCTCAGGACGGCTGTGAAACAGATTGATACGAGTtatttaccaaagatcaaaacaGGAGAGTGTTTTAGGGAATCAGCAAAGTTCAATGAGATGGTTTGTCGCGGGGAAGCAGAGAGTTGTGCATTTAGTAGTTGGATTAGATATCCATTGTATGAGATTAATTTCGGGTGGGGTAAACCTATATGGGTATCTACAACTACTTTACCTTTCAAAAATATGGTATGTTTGTTACCCACAAAGTCCGGAGAAGGAATCGAAGCTTGGATGAATGTGCTCGAACATGATTTTCACTTGCTTGAACAAGATCATGAGTTTCGTTCACTCGTATTGCACAATAATATTCGAGCAAAACTGTAA
- the LOC141589652 gene encoding stemmadenine O-acetyltransferase-like yields MAKFKVEIKSKDMIKPLSPTPNHLKNHQLSFIDKFAPPVLMPFIFFYNTPFNYNNSINSQTTTKLLKKSLSETLVQFYPLAGRIEGNLSINCNDEGAEFYEADVLASLAEVIVNPDPDELIRLLPYATVRTNTSIVTAVQVNRFSCGGMAISVCISHKIGDATTDIAFINTWGRNARGGVSDSDDNLVTFDSTPFLTPMDLNGIFDPESVISKKKIVTRRLVFDKEKLDELKKQYDDGQLGSPPTRVTAVYAFLWNKLIKIARAKPTPPKISSASIAVNLRAIRGSPIPNNCYGNLYWIPFAHTSIESENTETIVKLKTVLKQNDMSLLRKIKTGECLLEFQEAYTNFSKRGIYFCSFSSLIRMPLYEVNFGWGTPLWVSQTTLPFKNNVILFSTKCGQGIEAWVHVLDEYVAMLDQDQEIHPLASHCMRAKL; encoded by the coding sequence atggcgaaattcaaagtCGAGATTAAATCAAAAGACATGATCAAACCTTTATCTCCAACACCAAATCACCTTAAGAACCACCAACTCTCCTTTATAGACAAGTTTGCACCTCCTGTTCTCATGCCTTTTATATTCTTTTACAATACTCCATTTAACTATAATAATAGTATTAACTCCCAAACTACCACCAAATTGCTTAAAAAGTCGCTCTCTGAGACATTGGTTCAGTTCTACCCTCTAGCCGGAAGGATTGAAGGAAACTTATCAATCAACTGCAACGATGAAGGGGCCGAGTTTTATGAAGCTGATGTTTTAGCTAGCTTGGCTGAAGTTATAGTGAATCCAGATCCGGACGAATTAATAAGGCTATTACCTTATGCAACTGTTAGGACTAACACTAGCATAGTAACTGCGGTCCAAGTCAACCGCTTTTCATGTGGCGGTATGGCTATAAGTGTGTGCATTTCACATAAGATTGGTGATGCAACGACTGATATCGCGTTTATCAACACTTGGGGTCGTAATGCTCGCGGTGGTGTTTCTGATAGTGATGACAATTTGGTTACATTTGATTCGACACCATTTTTGACTCCCATGGACTTAAATGGGATATTTGACCCGGAATCCGTCATTTCTAAAAAAAAGATAGTCACAAGGAGGCTAGTTTTCGACAAGGAAAAGTTAGACGAGCTAAAAAAGCAATATGATGACGGGCAACTAGGGAGTCCCCCGACTAGAGTGACCGCGGTTTATGCCTTCTTATGGAACAAACTTATTAAGATTGCGAGGGCTAAGCCGACACCCCCAAAGATCTCTAGTGCTTCAATAGCTGTAAACTTGAGGGCAATAAGGGGTTCACCTATCCCTAATAATTGCTACGGTAACCTTTACTGGATCCCATTCGCGCATACCTCAATCGAATCAGAAAACACCGAGACAATAGTCAAGCTTAAGACGGTATTGAAGCAGAATGATATGAGTCTTTTAAGAAAGATCAAAACAGGAGAGTGTCTTCTCGAATTCCAAGAGGCTTATACGAACTTTTCCAAAAGGGGAATATACTTTTGTTCGTTTAGTAGCCTGATTAGAATGCCGCTGTATGAGGTTAATTTTGGGTGGGGTACACCTTTATGGGTATCTCAAACTACGTTGCCGTTCAAAAATAATGTAATTTTGTTTAGCACCAAGTGCGGACAAGGAATCGAAGCTTGGGTTCATGTGCTAGATGAATATGTTGCCATGCTTGATCAAGATCAGGAGATTCATCCACTCGCATCGCACTGTATGCGAGCAAAATTGTAA
- the LOC141589653 gene encoding stemmadenine O-acetyltransferase-like: MSNFKVEIKSKDMIKPFSETPNNLKTLQLSFLDQFAPPVLMPLIFYYQTPFSQHNNNTTTTTMLLKNSLSETLVQFYPLAGRVNGNLSIDCNDQGVEFYEADILASLAEVIANPDLKELTKLLPYAPLSINNNNIVTAVQVNHFSCGSMAIGVCMSHKIADGATVGAFIKAWARCARGDSNNDKKLVTFDSASFFPPMDLNGIYDPEIAICKEELVTRRLIFDKEKLDELKKQCDNEQLESPPTRAGVVSALLWKMFIKIARAKPMPTKFFGVSQVVNLRTIKSSPIPENYHGNLFWSTFAHTQVEPEIEYTEAVGKLRTAVKKIDTSYLEKIKTGECLVELQKAYESFSQGEADFCGVSSLIWFPLYEVNFGWGTPIWVSTTTLPFKNTVFLLPTKCGQGIEAWMNVLEHDVATLEADQEFCSLASPIIQL, encoded by the coding sequence ATGTCGAATTTCAAAGTTGAGATAAAATCGAAAGACATGATCAAGCCATTTTCTGAAACCCCAAATAATCTAAAAACCCTTCAACTCTCCTTTCTTGATCAGTTTGCACCTCCTGTTCTCATGCCTTTGATATTTTATTACCAAACTCCATTTAGCCAACACAATAAtaataccaccaccaccaccatgttGCTCAAGAACTCGCTCTCCGAGACATTAGTTCAGTTCTATCCGCTAGCTGGAAGGGTTAATGGCAACTTATCAATCGACTGCAACGACCAAGGGGTCGAGTTTTACGAAGCTGATATTTTAGCTAGTCTGGCGGAAGTTATAGCCAATCCAGATTTGAAGGAATTAACAAAGCTATTACCCTATGCACCTCTtagcattaataataataacatagTAACCGCGGTCCAAGTAAACCATTTTTCATGTGGCAGTATGGCTATTGGTGTGTGCATGTCTCATAAGATTGCTGATGGAGCAACCGTTGGTGCGTTTATTAAAGCTTGGGCTCGTTGTGCTCGAGGTGATTCTAATAATGATAAAAAATTGGTTACATTTGATTCGGCATCCTTTTTTCCTCCCATGGACCTGAATGGGATCTATGACCCTGAAATTGCCATATGTAAAGAAGAGCTTGTAACGAGGAGGCTAATTTTCGACAAGGAGAAATTAGACGAGCTGAAAAAGCAATGTGACAATGAGCAACTAGAGAGTCCTCCCACAAGAGCGGGAGTGGTTTCCGCCTTGTTATGGAAGATGTTCATTAAGATTGCGAGAGCCAAGCCAATGCCAACCAAGTTTTTCGGTGTTTCTCAAGTTGTAAACTTGAGGACAATAAAGAGCTCGCCTATCCCAGAGAACTACCACGGGAATCTATTCTGGTCTACATTCGCGCATACCCAAGTTGAACCAGAAATAGAATACACCGAAGCAGTAGGCAAGCTCAGGACGGCTGTGAAAAAGATCGATACAAGTTATTTAGAAAAGATCAAAACAGGAGAGTGTCTTGTTGAATTACAAAAGGCTTATGAGAGCTTTTCTCAAGGGGAAGCAGACTTTTGCGGAGTTAGTAGCTTGATTTGGTTTCCATTGTATGAGGTTAATTTTGGGTGGGGCACGCCTATATGGGTATCTACGACTACATTACCATTCAAAAACACAGTGTTTTTGTTGCCTACAAAGTGTGGACAAGGAATTGAAGCTTGGATGAATGTACTCGAACATGATGTTGCTACGCTTGAAGCAGATCAAGAGTTTTGTTCACTCGCATCGCCCATTATTCAACTGTAA
- the LOC141590851 gene encoding putative nucleoredoxin 1-2 translates to MPTTKPIELMLITPSETMSSNNSADTIHLVKPCETIPEKSVKKRRIMSSVVDEDEDEDEDDNDEGEDDDDGDDDDEGMQPDSTIPSHEFEKGKLVDVKALLSTDTRNFLVTTKSGITVPIASLEGNYVVVCCFRIPFQNDYPEARVCRNLEALYSQLSLKGIDHNVKLVVVAVIDTGFGEADFNSFYSTLSLDCLAIPFSDFTSRDKIWESFCMWPKSMLRQVPCLVVHPNGMILKSDSHFLNNYGAESYPFTKEHFDNIQHQDEITRQRLRSTDSPISLSELLQCDHLSLISDENSSIPTSDLGDNTVVGLYLYFDGKFMVKLKDVHQKCVGEGHNFQIVVVPIPFGTHHDPASFYNLMKESALKNSCSSWLVFPFNDKICRTLWRHYYCYSEDQLIILPHGDRPGDVWGKHIASSYEVDAFPFTRDVIIERKVSEIRSITLEQMIGHYSHMSELHNKNVLLYFDFPSLYKSNRSSLFKRLKKEYRGIKVKFPDAEVVFVPFGSVSGQIHSQVCEMKWHILPYDLSEIVMKHTYNKMLTRPSLVSIGKDGKILSLWAENNLYVSDSFASLFDNTLASEILRRLEEDTR, encoded by the coding sequence ATGCCCACAACGAAGCCAATTGAGTTGATGCTTATAACGCCAAGCGAGACTATGTCCTCAAACAACTCAGCTGATACGATCCACCTCGTCAAACCATGTGAAACAATTCCTGAAAAGTCAGTAAAAAAGAGACGTATAATGTCAAGTGTGGTGGAcgaggacgaggacgaggacgaggacgACAACGACGAGggggaggatgacgatgatggggatgatgatgatgagggaaTGCAGCCAGATTCAACTATTCCTTCTCATGAATTTGAGAAAGGAAAACTTGTTGATGTGAAAGCCTTGCTATCTACTGACACTCGAAATTTTCTGGTCACGACCAAAAGTGGTATAACTGTCCCTATCGCTAGTCTTGAGGGAAACTacgttgttgtttgttgtttccGCATCCCTTTTCAGAATGATTATCCTGAAGCTAGGGTTTGCCGAAACCTTGAAGCGTTATACTCTCAACTATCTCTCAAAGGAATTGATCATAACGTTAAGTTGGTTGTTGTTGCGGTGATTGATACTGGTTTTGGTGAGGCTGATTTTAACAGCTTTTATTCCACTTTGTCACTTGATTGTCTTGCtatccccttctctgatttcacGTCCCGTGACAAGATATGGGAGTCTTTCTGCATGTGGCCCAAGAGTATGTTGCGCCAAGTACCTTGCCTAGTTGTACATCCCAATGGCATGATTTTGAAGTCCGATTCTCATTTCCTGAATAATTACGGAGCTGAATCTTATCCGTTTACTAAGGAGCATTTTGATAATATCCAGCATCAAGATGAGATTACTCGACAGAGGCTACGGTCCACTGATTCTCCTATATCCCTTAGCGAACTTCTCCAATGTGATCATCTCTCATTAATTTCCGATGAAAACAGTTCTATACCAACGTCTGACCTTGGTGATAATACAGTTGTCGGACTATACCTCTATTTTGACGGGAAATTCATGGTTAAGCTTAAGGACGTCCATCAAAAATGTGTCGGTGAAGGGCATAACTTTCAGATTGTCGTTGTCCCAATACCCTTTGGAACTCATCATGATCCCGCATCCTTTTATAACCTTATGAAAGAATCTGCTTTGAAAAATTCTTGTTCATCTTGGTTGGTATTCCCCTTCAACGACAAGATATGTCGTACCCTTTGGCGCCACTACTACTGCTATTCAGAAGACCAGTTAATCATTTTGCCACATGGTGACCGTCCTGGAGACGTTTGGGGAAAACATATTGCAAGTTCGTACGAGGTTGATGCATTTCCCTTCACAAGGGACGTTATCATAGAAAGGAAGGTCAGTGAGATTAGATCAATCACCCTAGAACAAATGATCGGACATTATTCACACATGTCAGAACTTCACAATAAGAATGTTCTACTTTACTTTGACTTCCCCTCATTGTATAAGAGCAACAGATCGTCTCTATTCAAGAGACTGAAAAAGGAGTACCGTGGAATTAAGGTCAAGTTTCCGGATGCAGAGGTGGTTTTTGTTCCTTTCGGGTCCGTTTCAGGACAGATACATAGCCAAGTGTGTGAGATGAAGTGGCATATATTGCCTTATGATTTGAGTGAAATCGTGATGAAGCATACATATAACAAGATGCTTACTCGTCCAAGCCTAGTATCAATTGGGAAAGACGGGAAGATACTATCGCTTTGGGCTGAAAATAATCTATATGTATCGGATTCCTTTGCCTCCCTATTCGATAACACATTGGCCTCTGAGATTCTTAGACGCCTTGAAGAGGATACCCGGTAG
- the LOC141589654 gene encoding stemmadenine O-acetyltransferase-like yields MAKINVEIKSKDMIKPFSETPNHLKTLQPSFIDLFAPPILMPLIFFYQTPFNHNNNSETTTTKLLKKSLSETLVQFYPLAGRIEGNLSIDCNDEGVEFYEADVLTSMAEIITNPDPEELVKLLPSATVNINSSEVTTVQVNYFPCGNVAVTVCISHKIADAATCFAFINAWACNARGFSTDNNHTKLVTFDSASLFPPMDLNGIYNPDDFICKEKIVTRRLIFDKEKLDELKKQCDVGKLESPPTRVGVVSAFFWKKFIKIARDKSTPIKISSVSQIVNLRTIKNSPIPENYEGNLFWTTLAHTQVEREIEFTEAVGKLRTAVKKIDTSYLRKIKTGECLVEPQKVFERFSRGEGDLCAFSSLIRLPLYEVNFGWGTPMLVSTTTLPYKNNVFFMPTKCGQGVEAWLNVLEHDVAMFDEDDEIRSLKSHI; encoded by the coding sequence ATGGCAAAAATCAATGTCGAGATTAAATCAAAAGACATGATCAAGCCTTTTTCTGAAACACCAAATCACCTTAAGACCCTCCAACCGTCTTTTATAGACCTGTTTGCGCCTCCCATTCTCATGCCTTTGATATTCTTTTACCAAACTCCATTTAACCACAATAACAACTCCGAAACCACCACAACCAAATTGCTTAAGAAGTCCCTCTCCGAGACATTGGTTCAGTTCTACCCGCTAGCAGGAAGAATAGAAGGCAATTTATCTATCGACTGTAATGATGAAGGGGTTGAGTTTTACGAAGCTGATGTTTTAACAAGCATGGCGGAAATTATAACGAATCCAGATCCAGAAGAATTAGTAAAGCTATTACCTTCTGCAACTGTTAACATTAACAGTAGCGAAGTTACAACGGTCCAAGTGAACTATTTTCCGTGTGGCAATGTAGCTGTAACTGTATGCATTTCGCACAAGATTGCTGATGCAGCAACCTGTTTTGCGTTTATCAACGCTTGGGCTTGTAATGCTCGAGGTTTTTCAACTGATAATAATCACACAAAATTGGTTACATTTGATTCAGCATCGCTTTTTCCTCCAATGGACTTGAATGGGATCTATAACCCTGACGATTTCATTTGTAAGGAAAAGATTGTGACGAGGAGACTGATTTTCGACAAAGAGAAGTTAGACGAGCTGAAAAAGCAATGTGATGTCGGAAAATTAGAGAGTCCCCCGACAAGAGTAGGGGTGGTTTCCGCCTTCTTTTGGAAAAAGTTTATTAAGATCGCGCGGGATAAGTCAACACCCATCAAGATTTCCAGCGTTTCACAAATCGTAAACTTGAGAACAATAAAGAATTCACCTATCCCAGAGAATTACGAGGGGAACCTTTTCTGGACTACATTAGCGCATACCCAAGTCGAACGAGAAATAGAATTCACCGAGGCAGTAGGCAAGCTCAGGACGGCTGTGAAAAAGATAGATACGAGTTATTTACGTAAGATTAAAACAGGAGAATGTCTTGTTGAACCGCAAAAGGTTTTTGAGAGATTTTCTCGAGGGGAAGGAGATTTATGCGCGTTTAGTAGCTTGATTAGATTACCGCTTTATGAGGTTAATTTTGGATGGGGAACACCTATGTTGGTATCTACGACTACGTTACCATACAAGAACAATGTGTTTTTTATGCCTACAAAGTGTGGACAAGGAGTTGAAGCTTGGTTGAATGTGCTCGAACATGAtgttgctatgtttgacgaagaTGATGAGATTCGTTCACTCAAATCACACATATAG